A DNA window from Trichomycterus rosablanca isolate fTriRos1 chromosome 9, fTriRos1.hap1, whole genome shotgun sequence contains the following coding sequences:
- the kcnk2b gene encoding potassium channel subfamily K member 2b, producing MRWKTVLTVFLLVVLYLIMGATVFKALEQPHESSQKLAILSQKLQFLIDHPCVNSTELEELVKQVTSVIRAGVNPSGNSSNQMSLWDLSSSFFFAGTVITTIGFGNISPHTEGGRIFCIVYALLGIPLFGFLLAGVGDQLGTIFGKGIAKVEKMIVKWNVSQTKIRVISTVLFILFGCLLFVTLPAIIFKHIEGWSALESIYFVVITLTTIGFGDFVAGGTEMEYLDYYKPVVWFWILVGLAYFAAVLSMISDWFRVISKKTKEEVGEFRAHAAEWTANVSAEFKETRRRLSVDIYDRFQRATSVKRKLSAELGLNNAPISQEMTLGRRALSVNLCDERETYPALTVTRNGSLFLNGLSPDYANRRDIAVIEHLK from the exons ATGCGTTGGAAAACAGTGCTCACCGTCTTCCTGCTGGTGGTGCTTTACCTCATTATGGGGGCCACTGTCTTCAAAGCCCTGGAGCAGCCGCATGAGAGCTCACAGAAACTCGCCATCCTCAGTCAGAAGCTCCAGTTTCTCATCGACCATCCGTGTGTTAATTCCACTGAACTAGAGGAGCTAGTGAAG CAAGTGACATCAGTCATACGAGCGGGGGTCAACCCTTCAGGAAATTCATCCAATCAGATGAGTTTATGGGATCTGAGCAGCTCCTTCTTCTTCGCCGGGACTGTTATTACTACAATAG GTTTTGGAAACATTTCCCCTCACACAGAAGGAGGCCGGATATTCTGCATAGTCTATGCTCTTTTGGGAATCCCTCTGTTCGGCTTCCTTTTGGCAGGCGTTGGAGATCAGTTGGGAACCATATTCGGAAAGGGCATTGCCAAAGTGGAGAAGATGATTGTG AAATGGAACGTGAGTCAGACAAAGATCCGAGTGATCTCCACAGTGCTCTTCATCCTGTTTGGCTGCCTCCTATTTGTCACATTGCCAGCCATCATCTTCAAGCACATTGAGGGCTGGAGCGCTCTCGAGTCAATCTACTTTGTCGTAATCACCTTGACGACCATCGGCTTTGGTGACTTTGTGGCAG GTGGCACTGAGATGGAATACCTGGACTACTATAAGCCAGTGGTGTGGTTCTGGATTCTGGTGGGACTGGCGTACTTCGCTGCAGTGCTTAGCATGATCAGTGATTGGTTCCGCGTCAtttcaaagaaaacaaaagaagag GTGGGTGAGTTCCGAGCACATGCTGCAGAGTGGACGGCCAACGTTTCTGCCGAGTTCAAGGAGACACGTCGCAGACTGAGCGTTGACATCTACGACAGGTTTCAGCGTGCAACATCTGTCAAGCGCAAGCTTTCGGCTGAGCTGGGCCTCAATAATGCACCGATTAGCCAGGAGATGACACTAGGCAGGCGGGCACTCTCGGTCAACCTGTGCGACGAAAGAGAGACATACCCAGCTTTAACAGTGACTCGCAATGGCAGCCTTTTTCTGAACGGTCTCAGTCCGGATTATGCCAACCGACGTGATATTGCTGTGATAGAACACCTGAAATGA